The Aedes albopictus strain Foshan chromosome 1, AalbF5, whole genome shotgun sequence genomic interval cTCGATCATTCATTCCTCGGTGCGGGtcacttgacaccttgaattggagttagtagtcctattcttagccggcgactgcGCGGCtaactcgcaagcggggggttcATCAGGCCCCGGGATTataatccctgctgccccatcGGGGATTTCTTCACCATCCGTCATCTGTACCGCAGGTCATGTCAATCTAGGAATCATTACGGTCGGTCTGCCAGCGCCAAAAGCCTACAAGTTAAAGAGCCTCATCAGTTACGGACTCGTCGTTCAAAACCTTTGTAGCCAGTTGCAGTCCATGAGCATGGATGCTCATCTTTTGAAACCCTGCGCTACTCCAGGAATTGGCGGACAATTTGCCAGCCAATATCGAATTGGACTGGGTTTTGTACCAATGGCAGATTCCGATAGTAGATTTGAGGACGTTTGATGTGTATATGGCATGCTGCAGGCAGACGCGGCTACGGCTATCGTGGAGAACACCTACGTAGATGACTACGCGAACAGTTCAGATACGGTTGAGGAGGCGCAGGCGGCTCGCATAGGATTCGTTATGAAGGTGGTTCATGCAAGTGCTGGTTTTGAGACTCGAAATTGGCTTTCGAGTTTCAAACAAGTTCTTGGATAGGTTGGGGAAGAAATTAGTGCTTTATTGAATAGAAGCCCACCGGTTCATAACGGGCGCTAGGAATGGCTTGGCTACCAGAACCCGACGAATTTACGTTCACTTTCAAGCTACGTGATAAAGTTGTTCAAGCCCCCGATTCATGTGAGTATTCAAGTCAGCTGTCAAATGAGCTGAATGGGGCACGTTCAATGTAGTACtatatttgtagtaatgagctgaattttagtatggtgagaaggtcaattcttcgtttctgcaatgaagcgATGCAataagcgtgggtattataattccttgccttatttgatgctgtttgaggaaaactttggataactatgttgtttatgttgcaagaaatgaagaaaacaacactgttgcccaaagttttgctcaaacagaattaacttaggcaaggaatcatataacccacgctgtttgcagcatttatttgcagaaacggagaattgatcatctcaccatacaaaaatccagctcactactttcaatctagtacttcaccgatctgtcctattcaattcagtttgctgacGTACCGCATGAATTGAGCAATAgcgtaaacacttgcttcaactaaGATGCATTCAAGAGCTTTTAAGTGGCCGTTCGAGTCGTTTGTCGAGTCTAAACACATAATTAATTTCGAATGAATATTTTTGAGGAGTTTGCAAGTGAcatgctcgtttcagttgaacaatgcAGACCAGGCATAACGGACATCGAACGAATACAGGAGAGGATTGGAACAGTGATGATCATTCTTTACAACAAAAACTACCCGGAGAATTTCATTCGACGAACGATGGGAGATCGGGTGCACCGTCTGTACAACACGTTAGAGAGGAAGGTCGATTCCGGATAATGCGTGACATCGTTCAGTGAAGCTTCCATGACAGCATTGTAGCTAGATAACAAAATATGCACATTTGAAACAGAAGTCGAGGCTGATTCAGTCGTacacaaaaatgtgtgaatcATGTACTTCGCTTTTATGGTGTACGTAGCGGGTCTCAGCGAGAAGGTGGGTAGGACATGACATGACACCGCTTCTCCAAACCGCGAAAATATGAAAACAACTATTTTAAATTAGATATGCGGTACAATACCACCATTAAAACTTGCTCTCTCAATCTTAGCGTATCCAATCTCTTGTGGAGCATGCTAACGTAAGGAATGTATTGCACAAACATCTCAAACACATGACAAGCATATAGCGCACCAGAAGAACTCGGTACGTACTCATCGATTTGATTTTTCCTGAACTacaattctgcagagaatcaacGGTAACGCGAGCAGACTAGCAGCTGAGGTAGTTCACATCTAGTCTAGTCACATACACAGTTATTCATCAAAAGAATTTTGGATAAGGAGCAAATCGACTACTTCcatgtttttgttttgttatttataatacttgtaatacatcggagatgcatttcAAGCATTTAAGcgaccaggcctactgtgcagcgttgttggcTCTACAGAACATttattgagtggggacatctcgtagcAACcgctttgttaaaaaaaaaaagttgctaaagaagttattgtcactccttggtccttggTTTGCTTccagggatggaacacaggttcCCCTTTCGCGTTTCCTGGCCCTTTGTGCCTAAGCTTAGGAGCCTTTACTTTAGCTTCAGTCGAACTCTTTTTTTTGCAGCTGGTGCACGGAGAATTGTTATCGACGAATACATTAGCATCGTGCGATAGAATCCTTCAAAAACTGCCTGTTGGGCGACGGGTGGTGTGGGGAAGATGGGTGGCAAAGACTTGCCGTGCCCACCAAACCTCACGGGTACCAAGCGTTGACGGGTACATGCGGGAAGCACCCTTACGTCGGCGGGAAGCGGTTATTGTTaaccacggtgtacaacatttagaaggtgatatctttcgaaaaacggacagttttttgatgacgtaattcaaatcgttcaaaggcgatctagtactccacatcaatttaatcatgtgaagaacgattagaatgacgtcacatgttttcatccaaaatttatgtttacataggttactagcctaccttgtgatatttatgccgtgttgTTAACTAAAAAGCGTCACGTGCAGTCGGGAAATAATCGGGATAGCCGTGATTTGTCCGGTGGGTGAACGGATTCCCAGAGCTCTCCGACAAATACTGTTCGAGATAACAACGAATTACCTTGGGGACGATCGGTGAAACTTATCACTTTGATCTTTCGGAGGGAACGCAGGTAAAAAATGAGCAACACATGTGATCACTTCGAGGTTCTGATACTTTCTATATTGATTTCAATAAACTGATAGGCTACAACCTACATGGCAAGTCTATGACGTAAgcgtgaacaaaaaaaaaaatcaaaaaaggaaaagggtAAAACCGAAATCTTTACCTACAGAAATATTTCCGGCTCCAGTGCTAGTTCAATTTATTACCTATCACTGTTAGAGGGCACACGTTAAGGACCGAAGCTGGTCACAAACAAACCGACTAGAGTTGAACGGCCTATATGACTCACATATTCACAATTCTTCATCGATTGATCGGAATGATCCGTCCAGAAATACTTTTCAATAAAACACCCTTGGATACACCATACTTATCAACTATCATTTTGATTGGTGGTGGTGGTAGCTTTTacctttcttgagaaattcatctagaaatttcttcaaggatttttcctgaaatattttAAGGGAACTCGTTCGGGGATTTGTGCTCGGatctctttagggatttctccaggaactctttgagagactcctccaagaattcttttaaggattcctccacgaacttcttgaaggattttaccaggaattctttctataaTTTCGCCTATAGTTCCTCGAGGGACATTTTTTGGAATATCTTGAGGGTatcttcaaggaactcctccagagatatctccaataatttcttcaacgATGCATACAGGATGTGGactttctttttgaaattcttcagagatttttcctggatgatttctccaggaacttctttactGACTTCTCACAgaatcagggaatgaaattatcagcaaattgagacgaaaaacggcgtttttcgagcaaccgattttttctgtttttactttttctgtgagaaatgtttatcggtcgttgctgtttgtccccgatcaaagatagccgaaaactggaaatcgctcttttcattttcgctatccaactttatcgcctgcaaagttatcgcgataattatcagaaggcaaataacaaaaatttgccgctaacgggattcgaacctagaccctccacaaaaatgtgtatgagcgcgcaccataaccactcgaccacactagctgctcgagagaggacagaaattttatacataaaagctacagccggtgacgacgggactacggaaaggcgaacaaagagcagaaagcaaaccagtcaacttttcattgctgatgataatcgattttcggcgctgcggaacgagcgaaaacacattctcgagagaaacccgggtctgaatttatcgcacgtcttttttcgccgataatgcgtgtgggagagttttcaactatcgcgatcgtgatcgataactTCATTCCCtgcacagaattcctccaggaacttctttagaattttctccagaatcttcttcagggattcctgtacgagtctcttcgggaatttcttcagagagccTTCTAGCATTTTTCAGAGAgtattaggggaatttcttcagagattcatccagcatGATCTGCCGGGGTTTCTTCATGGGCTAATTCATAAATTTATTTAGAGATACCTTTGAACGCTTCGAACTTCATCACGATTTcgatcagggattcattcaagaaggTTCCCaatgaatccttgaggaattgcttTAATGATTTCACCTTGGATTCATGGAtttatttctcctgtaatttcttgagggattcctccagaaactcgaccggggatttcttcggggttttctccgggaatttcttccggtttttttcttgaaattgctGGAAAGATTTAGGAGattcaggagttttccagaaattcctttagatttttttctccagaaactaatccaaagatttctccaagaaatcctgcaacattttttcctggaactctttcagcggcttttccaggcattccttcagcaactccttcaggattctcaggatttttttttcatttctttatatttgtgaattttaacttattgctaatttttCTCAcagccagagattcctccagaaactcattgaaggattcctcaagaaatttcttctggaatgccggagagatttttccaggggccCCTTCAAGAGCCTTCCTCAGGCATCTGGGATTCTTATAAAACATATTTCAGAGATTTGCTCAGGAATttgtcacatgcggggaggacacaactctgaTTTcgttgagaatccttccaggattccgttggaaatccttccaggattccgttgggaatccttccaggattccgttgggaatccttccaggattccgttgggaatccttccaggattccgttgggaatccttccaggattccgttgggaatccttccaggattccgttgggaatccttccaggattccgttgggaatccttccaggattccgttgggaatccttccaggattccgttgggaatccttccaggattccgttgggaatccttccaggattccgttgggaatccttccaggattccgttgggaatccttccaggattccgttgggaatccttccaggattccgttgggaatccttccaggattccgttgggaatccttccaggattccgttgggaatccttccaggattccgttgggaatccttccaggattccgttgggaatccttccaggattccattgggaatccttccaggattcgttgcagaatcctcgcaggattcgttgcagaatcctcgcaggattcgttgcagaatcctcgcaggattcgttgcagaatcctcgcaggattcgttgcagaatcctcgcaggattcgttgcagaatcctcgcaggattcgttgcagaatcctcgcaggattcgttgcagaatcctcgcaggattcgttgcagaatcctcgcaggattcgttgcagaatcctcgcaggattcgttgcagaatcctcgcaggattcgttgcagaatcctcgcaggattcgttGCTCGAGTTGGACTCGAGGAATGACTATAATTCAGGCGCTTTCCAAGAGGTGTTCCAAGAAGAACATCCTAGTAGCATCGCTGTCGTAGCGTCGATCTATTGGGATGGATCCAAGCCCGTGGATGGAAAAGGCCTTCAACAGGTTCCGGTGCAGGAGGAAGTCCCATGTCGGCAAGTTCATCTGTATGCTAGCCGATTGACCATCAGCATACAGGAGGTGATATCGACCCTGCCTGCCCTGGAAAGGCTACTAGGGAAGCTGGCAATGCGAGAGCACCTTACCTTGGTGTCCTCCTAAAATAACGGGTATGATATTCGTTGCTACAAGGATACGCAGCTAACTCCGAcgatgcgatgtgcactagcctttCTCCTAATAAGCGCATTCTACAGGTGGTCCCGGAATGACATAGAGATTGGCGGGAATGGAGGTTTAGTGGGTCGTGAATGCACTTTTGTCTCCTTAGTTAGCTGTTGGAGATAACCTCTGACACTACACTACCTGAGTACACCAACAATGTACAATTATGAAAATAAGCATAGATATAACTAATATACCAAAGTTGATAATAACTTGAGAAATTGCTTCAATTCTGCATCCTTCAGACTCAACCTTCCGTATTCTGTTGAATCTAACCTCATATCTACCATTTTTCTTCCATCTTTCAGTTTCCTACAGCGTCCACGGGCTGGATAGCGTGCACGTGCGGGTCCCGCTGGCGGTAACGGTCGGTAGCCCCGCGGTGCTGATTTGCGAAAGCGACCTCCCGGACGAGGACCTCTACTCGGTCAAGTGGTACAAGGGGAAGCACGAGTTCTTCCGCTACACCTCCAAGGAAATCCCATCGATCAAGATCTTTCCCAAGGCCGGGATCAACATCAATGTGAGTTAATGGAACTAGATCTAGGAGAGGTCAGTTAATAATTTGTTTCTCTGTTAGGTTGACCACTGTAACGCAAGTCACGTAGTACTGCGAAGCGTAGAACCGCACACCAGTGGGAAATACAGCTGCGAGATAACGGAAGCAGCACCCTCGTTTCACACTAAGATAGTCACTAGAGATTTAAATGTAGTAGGTACGTATTGATGCCATCTTCCGATATTACTAGAAGTTCCATCTTACGCCTTCATATCCCAAATCCTCCAGATTTACCGAAAAGTGATCCCCACATCGTGGACATGAAGCCGTTCTACGGTGCCGACGAGTTTCTCGAGGTCGAATGCATATCAAACGAATCACTGCCAGCGGCCCGGCTCGAATGGCTCATCAACGATCGGCCGCTCGGCAAAATCCAGCCTCCGTCCCGGCTGGAGTTCGTCACGTTGTTGCCGGCCTCGCACAGTAACAGTAGCAGTAGCAGTACCGTGGGAGGTACCCCGAGTAAAAAATCCACCAAGTCTTCCCTACGCCAAAAGCAGTCGTCGTCGCCAGCGGTTCACAACGAGTCGGACGATGGCGAAGAAGCTGGATCGGTGCCGTTGGACAACAATGCCCTGCAGTACCACTCGCCGGAGTTTACGGTACCGGTGGCGGCTGCCGTGGTGGCTTCGGCAGCTGCCCTTTCGCTAACGACGGCCAGTTCGCAGATTCTGGCGTCCGCGCCGGCGTTACCTTCGCCATCGGCCGTGTACTCCACGGTACCGTCGTCGTCGAAAAAGTCTGCGTCCGCGGGTGGCAAGAAGGGACAGGCCGTGGCACGGTACGAAACGGCCATTTCCCGGCTAAAGCTGCTGCTGGGGCACGAACACTTCGACAAAGGGAAGATTAAGGTGAGTGCTTTTTTCCGTTCAATCCCATTTCGTTCGCGCTTTTTGCCTAATGGAAAGTATGCCACAAGGGAGGTTCAACAAAAACCTACGCCATTCAATATCAGTTGGTGGATTCATTATCCAAACCGACAGCGCCGCTGCTGTGGAGATGAATTTTGCAAAGTGCGATGACGAACAATAAACCATACAGACAGGAGTGAAAGAAGGCGTTGAATGCTTTTTCCGCGAATAGAATTTATGTTTGTTGAATGCCGGTACAACAGTGCATTTTGGGAGGATAAAAAAAAGGTGGCGCGCTTTCAGAAGATTTTCCGATAATGATTGTTCTCTTGCATTGTTTCTGCTCTTTAGCAAGTGTTGCCAGATTTGTGGCATTTATTCTAAACTACTTGAcatatttctaaaatattttaaggACCTTGTTCAGAAGTTCTTCGTCGTCTTCAGCAATATCGCAGAACATGAAAGTGTAATTGTATTTTAGCTAAATAGAGGTTAGAAAGCACTTTTGCTCCACAAGCTGTTaagcagctacttttgttagctGGGAAGTCACTGACCCCCTTTTGaattcaaatcacaccattccaTTTGGCCTCAATTCACCAACAGTTCACTCATATGTATGCCTCCAAAACTTGACATCACTGCTCGTTCGCTATCGCCATGTCATTCCGTCCGGAAGCGGCGAAGCCGAGCTGGTGACGTGTCGCGCGCGGTGGAAAAGCGTTGACAGCCCGTCCAATCCAGTTTGCGGTGTTAGATttcatgaattcttgaaagagcgACACGCCAACTCCGCGCGCCGTGCATTGCCGTTCTCGAATTTCgggtgcgatttttttttcgcgcaGTTTGTAAATTTTGCGGGTAGAGGTGCTGTTCTGGAAGCGGAACGACCATCCATTCGGTATGCCATTCAATAGCAACAGGGCTTTTCAATTTGGAATGGGAGCGCCCGTAAAGGGGAGGAAAGCatgacgaatcgaaattttcaaTTTCCCGCGGGGATAGTGTGATGGGGTGAGTGGGATAAAAGAGATCTCAGAAATAGTTAAGGTCAATTCAAGACGAGGTCACTTTttcaaaattcttgaaggattctcccCGTCATCCTCGCGGGATTATCTAAAAGAATCCGAAATAGAATCTTGCGAGGGTTCctaagagaatcctgcgaggattccggagagaatcctgcgagaattCCGGAGACAATTgtgcgaggattccggagagaatccggaGACAATTgtgcgaggattccggagagaatcctgcgaggattccggagagaatcctgcgaggattccggagagaatcctgcgagaattccggagagaatcctgcgaggattccggagagaatcctgcgaggattccggagagaatcctgcgaggattccggagagaatcctgcgagaattCCGGAGACAATTgtgcgaggattccggagagaatcctgcgaggattccggagagaatccggaGACAATTgtgcgaggattccggagagaatcctgcgaggattccggagagaatcctgcgaggattccggagagaattctgcgaggattccggagagaatcctgcgaggattccggagagaatcctgcgaggattccggagagaatcctgcgaggattccggagagaatcctgcgaggattccggagagaatcctgcgaggattccggagagaatcctgcgaggattccggagagaatcctgcgaggattccggagagaatcctgcgaggattccggagagaatcctgcgagaattccggagagaatcctgcgaggattctggagagaatccttgcaggattctcgtcagaatccttgcaggattctcgtcagaatccttgcaggattctcgtcagaatccttgcaggattctcgtcagaatccttgcaggattctcgtcagaatccttgcaggattctcgtcagaatccttgcaggattctcgtcagaatccttgcaggattctcgtcagaatccttgcaggattctcgtcagaatccttgcaggattctcgtcagaatccttgcaggattctcgtcggaatccttgcaggattctcgtcagaatccttgcaggattctcgtcagaatccttgcaggattctcgtcagaatccttgcaggattctcgtcagaatccttgcaggattctcgtcagaatccttgcaggattctcgtcagaatccttgcaggattctcgtcagaatccttgcaggattctcgtcagaatccttgcaggattctcgtcagaatccttgcaggattctcgtcagaatccttgcaggattctcgtcagaatccttgcaggattctcgtcagaatccttgcaggattctcgtcagaatccttgcaggattctcgtcagaatccttgcaggattctcgtcagaatccttgcaggattctcgtcagaatccttgcaggattctcgtcagaatccttgcaggattctcgtcagaatccttgcaggattctcgtcagaatccttgcaggattctcgtcagaatccttgcaggattctcgtcagaatcgttgcaggattctcgtcagaatcgttgcaggattctcgtcagaatcgttgcaggattctcgtcagaatccttgcaggattctcgtcagaatccttgcaggattctcgtcagaatccttgcaggattctcgtcagaatccttgcaggattctcgtcagaatccttgcaggattctcgtcagaatccttgcaggattctcgtcagaatccttgcaggattctcgtcagaatccttgcaggattctcgtcagaatccttgcaggattctcgtcagaatccttgcaggattctcgtcagaatccttgcaggattctcgtcagaatccttgcaggattctcgtcagaatccttgcaggattctcgtcagaatccttgcaggattctcgtcagaatccttgcaggattctcgtcagaatccttgcaggattctcgtcagaatccttgcaggattctcgtcagaatccttgcaggattctcgtcagaatccttgcaggattctcgtcagaatccttgcaggattctcgtcagaatccttgcaggattctcgtcagaatccttgcaggattctcgtcagaatccttgcaggattctcgtcagaatccttgcaggattctcgtcagaatccttgcaggattctcgtcagaatccttgcaggattctcgtcagaatccttgcaggattctcgtcagaatccttgcaggattctcgtcagaatccttgcaggattctcgtcagaatcctcgcaggattctcgtcagaatcctcgcagaattctcgtcagaatcctcgcatGATTCCAGTTTCGCATTTTATACCAATTTCCCGCGACACCATGCAGAAAGAGAAGCAATGACGGATGTCAGCGCGGCTCGTGAGGCCCTGGTCCGCTGTTTTGtggattttttgttttattttaggaGGTAGGACGTGTTGTTATCACGGAAATGGCTCCCGTCGGCTACCGTAGGCCCTCCCGGTGCTGGTGTttctgccagccagccagccagccgtaTTTAGTGAGAAATCTACAAATTTGATTGGAAAGCTGACTCCTGCCTGGCTGCTGGTTTACCGCGGGTTTGGTGTATACGTTGCGTGTGCGTGCGTGGGAAGGATGACGCTGCTAGCTGGTGGTGATTTGTGTAGTGTGACAGCGGAAATGAATGAAATGTTATCCATATTAGAATCGAGTGCATTCAATCAGTGCCGAGTGGTAATCGAAAGGGTTGAACGGCATATTTTTTTCAATGGAATGGCGTGTGAAATGCTTTTGTGGAGATTGTAATTCTAGATTGGTAGAGATTCGAATTAAATTAGGATTTTGACGGAAATTTAAATAAGGCTGATGAAAATATTTCATGCACATGAAATTATAAATCTCTGCAttaaaatattctgaaaaaaaaaagtttgaataactgttcAACACTGTGTAGCTTATGAAACAAACCAATTCTATTAATTTGTTTCTGCACTGACAGTTAAATAttgaaaatttaaacaaaatccAAATGAAATTGTTGATTCGGGAATTATTTAGTGTTTATCAATATATGAAGCCAAGATGTTGAAGCGGGTTTGTATGAAATTCGATCGAACCAAATTCTATACAGCCCAATAATCCATTCTCATCGATTCCCGGTACTAAGCTACGGCGCGCTTTCTGTCATGCAATATGCCAAATAAAATTCCTCTCGCTAGTCAAAACATCAATGCACCATACAAATTCTATTACTCGTAGAGCAATATTTGCGGCAAGCCGAACAAATGCTGCCTGCCATCATACACTCGCTCATGGCATGGCTCCTACATCGATTGAAGCTGTGTGTATATCCTATGTATTTTTTACCTCGGCGGAAGCAATTCAAAACTCGTACCATCCAATCACATGGAATTTGTTTTCAACTCAGCTCTCGAATTGCATATACTTGCGTTATATATTTTCACAATGGAACTTGAATACAGTTTGCTTATTCTTGTTATGCCGTAGAAAGGTCATTGGATAAGTACCTGATATTTCAGattaaatttcaaattttcaaagacgtacaggggatggccaaaatgtttgggataggcaactttttttctcccacaaaaaaatcaacatgctgtaacttttcatagagtgcatcaaaaaatctcaaactttgactgtcaacctattatatgtgcatttttcttcttcttcttggcgtaacgtcctcactgggacaaagcctgcttctcagcttagtgttctatgagcacttccacagttattaactgagagcttcctctgccaatgaccattttgcatgtgtatatcgtgtggcaggcacgaagatactctatgcccaaggaagtcaaggaaattttctttacgaaaagatcctggaccgaccgggaatcgaacccgtcaccctcagcatggtcatgctgaatacccgtgcgtttaccgcctcggctatatgggctcttaatttatattatatgtgcattattggtacgaatttgggctcgattgattaatgtatcgCAAATGTGGGGTTAGGCGACACCAACTCAAGAAAGCAAACTCGGTTTCTCACGGAAGGTTAGCTTCAAGCTAAAAGAGTAGATTTATTAGCGTAATCTGATAGGCATATTGAATTAGAATTCTTACAAATTTGGTGACCTTTTCGTTTGTTAGCAGGTCTGGGTCGTCTATCCTCGCACGAGTGACTAATCGATCGCCTATGAAAGTGTGGGCGTTATGGATTTCATATCATTtagcaaaatagttattttaacTTACAGTCTATTTGGTTTACAAATTCAGGAACTATAGATCTGCGGATCGGTTTAGCACTAGGATATCAAATTATATGgaaaataaggactgttcattttataaagaggacaccttatttgtgtgatatcttttttatttttcaataaaatcattaccagttttttgcataaacttccatagctattctacagtgttggaaaaatataacattatacaaattgtccttagtgatggaactggagcggttttcgttaaaactcagtaaaaaccaatttctcaaaattctacatagctttccacatacataacttttaaatttttatgaacttttcaatgtgttggaatctaatactattctactaaaggtagaacgtaatagttggtcaataataatgcaccaagcattatacagcttgatatagtaagttgtcttgttatcaatgaaattgataaaacatacttatttaagtccagtgatgcaataacactacggattcagttcaaaatttgtccagtatagaagagaatcgcattctaaattataccgaagaaaaatatgctttaaagtacattcttcatcataaatttaatccttaat includes:
- the LOC109406629 gene encoding uncharacterized protein LOC109406629, with translation MLIKANIWMYVFQLVVMKVSYSVHGLDSVHVRVPLAVTVGSPAVLICESDLPDEDLYSVKWYKGKHEFFRYTSKEIPSIKIFPKAGININVDHCNASHVVLRSVEPHTSGKYSCEITEAAPSFHTKIVTRDLNVVDLPKSDPHIVDMKPFYGADEFLEVECISNESLPAARLEWLINDRPLGKIQPPSRLEFVTLLPASHSNSSSSSTVGGTPSKKSTKSSLRQKQSSSPAVHNESDDGEEAGSVPLDNNALQYHSPEFTVPVAAAVVASAAALSLTTASSQILASAPALPSPSAVYSTVPSSSKKSASAGGKKGQAVARYETAISRLKLLLGHEHFDKGKIKVKCTARIFDLYERSAQQTADENYPQVRVLSNSDNGVHFSFMSDKDEASSGSASFHQHHHPLLRPLFWPGSWIRAVCRLLLGSSPSPYQDTGQFPASMVSSLSVAALAATVSSYLRKPSSLLLLTVLLVFAS